One part of the Solanum dulcamara chromosome 3, daSolDulc1.2, whole genome shotgun sequence genome encodes these proteins:
- the LOC129881856 gene encoding germin-like protein subfamily 1 member 17: MAFCLLTIIVTFGLLSYFGSSFDPTPFQDFCVATSDSNAAVFVNGKFCKDPKLATADDFFLAGLNVSGNPLPGLGTFVNLVDINRLAGLNTLGISLVRADFSPLGLIPPHTHPRGTEIIVVIEGTLYVGFLAPDTTNPLKTRSFTKILSKGDVFVFPQGLIHFQYNIGHTNATVFGAFNSQNAGLIVVGSELFGSNPPLVDDVLSKAFQLDKKIVKQLQGLFS; this comes from the exons atgGCTTTTTGCCTCCTAACAATTATAGTCACTTTTGGTCTTCTTTCTTACTTTGGTTCTTCGTTTGATCCAACCCCTTTTCAAGATTTTTGTGTTGCAACTAGTGATTCCAATGCTGCAG TGTTTGTGAATGGAAAATTTTGCAAAGATCCAAAATTGGCCACAGCAGACGATTTCTTTCTTGCAGGACTTAACGTTAGTGGAAATCCTTTACCAGGATTGGGAACATTTGTAAATTTAGTCGATATAAATCGTCTTGCAGGACTCAACACTCTTGGAATTTCACTTGTTCGCGCTGATTTTTCACCATTGGGCCTAATTCCACCCCATACACACCCTCGTGGCACTGAAATTATTGTTGTCATAGAGGGTACTCTCTATGTTGGATTTTTGGCCCCTGACACTACAAATCCATTAAAAACTAGatcttttacaaaaatattgaGTAAAGGGGATGTATTTGTGTTCCCACAAGGATTAATTCATTTTCAGTATAATATTGGACATACTAATGCAACTGTTTTTGGTGCTTTCAATAGCCAAAATGCTGGGCTAATTGTGGTTGGAAGTGAACTATTTGGATCAAATCCACCACTTGTGGATGATGTTCTTTCAAAAGCATTCCAATTGGACAAGAAAATAGTGAAACAACTTCAAGGATTGTTCTCATAG
- the LOC129881857 gene encoding germin-like protein subfamily 1 member 17 encodes MSMSWLITIILAIAAFFSSQLAYAYDLNPLQDICVAVQDSNTSVFVNGKFCKDPNLAKVDDFFTSGLNESGKVVRQKFGYSVHIVDVNNMPGLNTLGISIIRADFEPQGLIPLHTHPRATELITILEGTIYAGFLLPYENNFFKSRLFTKILNPGDVFVIPQGLIHFQYNVGRTNATILATYNSQNPGFVMIPNSIFASDPPILDDALAKGFQLDKKVIKQLRKKFA; translated from the exons ATGAGCATGAGTTGGTTAATAACAATAATTTTAGCCATTGCAGCTTTCTTTTCATCACAATTAGCTTATGCATATGATCTCAATCCTCTACAAGACATATGTGTTGCAGTTCAAGACTCCAACACTTCTG TTTTCGTGAATGGAAAGTTCTGCAAAGACCCAAACCTTGCAAAGGTAGATGATTTTTTTACTTCAGGTCTTAATGAAAGTGGTAAAGTAGTGCGACAAAAGTTTGGTTATTCTGTGCATATTGTTGATGTAAACAATATGCCTGGACTCAACACTCTGGGCATTTCTATAATTCGTGCTGATTTCGAACCACAAGGTCTTATCCCACTGCACACGCACCCTCGAGCTACTGAGCTCATAACCATCTTGGAGGGTACAATTTATGCCGGATTTCTTCTACCTTATGAAAATAACTTCTTTAAGAGTCGTCTCTTCACTAAAATCTTGAATCCTGGCGATGTGTTTGTGATTCCACAAGGGCTTATTCACTTCCAATATAATGTTGGACGTACAAATGCTACTATACTTGCTACTTACAATAGTCAAAATCCTGGATTCGTCATGATTCCTAATTCAATCTTTGCTTCTGATCCACCTATTCTCGACGATGCTCTTGCCAAAGGTTTCCAGCTTGATAAGAAAGTGATTAAACAACTTCGAAAGAAATTCGCCTAG
- the LOC129883127 gene encoding germin-like protein subfamily 1 member 20: MRMCWFITTLAIIAFFLSPAYAYDLNPLQDICVAVNDSKSSVLVNGKFCKDPKLASANDFFASGLNVSGNAVPQLGFAVNIVDVNNMPGLNTLGISIVRADLEPQGLSPLHTHPRATELITILEGTIYAGFLLPNAANIFKSRLFSKIMNPGDVFVIPQGLIHFQYNVGHKNATLLASFNSQNPGVVIIPNTIFASDPPILDDVLAKGFQLDKKVIDELRKKFS, translated from the exons ATGAGGATGTGCTGGTTCATAACAACTTTAGCCATCATTGCTTTCTTTCTTTCCCCTGCTTATGCTTATGATCTCAATCCTCTACAAGATATATGTGTTGCAGTTAACGACTCTAAGTCTTCGG TTTTAGTGAATGGAAAGTTTTGCAAAGACCCGAAGCTTGCAAGCGCGAATGATTTCTTTGCTTCAGGTCTTAACGTTAGTGGAAATGCAGTGCCTCAGTTAGGTTTTGCTGTAAATATTGTGGATGTAAACAATATGCCTGGACTCAACACTCTTGGTATTTCGATTGTTCGTGCTGACTTGGAACCACAGGGTCTATCTCCACTTCACACGCATCCTCGGGCTACTGAGCTTATAACTATCCTAGAGGGTACTATCTATGCAGGATTTCTTCTCCCTAATGCTGCAAACATCTTTAAGAGTCGTCTCTTCTCCAAAATCATGAATCCTGGCGATGTGTTTGTGATTCCACAGGGGCTTATTCACTTCCAGTATAACGTGGGACACAAAAATGCTACTCTGCTTGCTTCTTTCAATAGTCAAAATCCTGGAGTCGTCATAATTCCTAATACAATCTTTGCTTCAGATCCACCTATTCTGGACGATGTTCTTGCCAAAGGCTTCCAGCTTGATAAGAAAGTGATTGATGAACTTCGAAAGAAATTCTCCTAG